In Mercenaria mercenaria strain notata chromosome 15, MADL_Memer_1, whole genome shotgun sequence, a single genomic region encodes these proteins:
- the LOC123556377 gene encoding uncharacterized protein LOC123556377 produces the protein MANKNRKRTFFDGDTEHGLVKRIMYKKYLQAYIEKTQSEKYTLRTMLIDGFAGVGRYGNEWPSEIERYGSPLIALIIALGVCYRKDMKKQKQQNEEQRRPEDSEAQGRLKERRMQNRAEENGMENKSKEIGMPERSKESRVQERLEKSERQESSGERAMHGRSQESTAECKTHEMSQNGQEENPTQETSTLEESTGGPLLESSKTEKEEQSTRESLWGWPASEMDPEAQLDYELKQWNRRRTLCKQLAKISFIFIENDQKNYIKLCANVELLIMNFLKRCYPSHEYGLQSKKDMVRLDLNTDPFSISIKIVKGKFAETNPPSELNGGSVRSLTFLDPFGFTQTPMMHVAKFAPGPGNEVFINFMSSYVNRFVSRSTEGVLELYGIDPPEFESDDDLAEFVNYVIHFCEPEREHYFSNEINKCTSNYEAFLKRKTNSRYSLTFEVKDKRNTTIYHMIHITNHIRGVEAMKESMNRCSQREGEMIMSEYDIVRKGQKLNLENLDDPIKVAEAIFNKFRGMKRVQIADIQKYILFDTNYLFRKTPLKKLKKARMITDVIDTKVNTKKKKSFPCKDKNTKEPIVWFSFADEEYTAENIISTDVAEAEKERSKQERKEVAKKRKEEKEKEKSLKKERQREKKKKIEEERLVKIRKKEERMIKNEEVKRKRDEARRQKEESKKSREEKAAKEMRSQKLITDILRSDSNQPVVQAQIDNAGKISGNCNDAAPMEVDNASGTGKNNEIDDMTTVCEKPSGSGMRKEMKILQGKGNGRNDKTQTLITSTFVSQKRIETPLTGKATERKTNKTRKRKVPETLSNKEELAKRRAGTSGIIHSSSDNVLDRNEEISSNCERGKKPLQKVLTEYFQRENNFKM, from the coding sequence ATGGCGAATAAGAACCGGAAACGAACTTTTTTCGATGGAGATACTGAACATGGTCTGGTCAAAAGGATCATGTACAAAAAATATCTCCAagcttatatagagaaaactcaAAGTGAAAAGTACACGCTAAGGACGATGCTGATAGACGGGTTTGCAGGCGTTGGTCGCTATGGTAACGAGTGGCCAAGCGAGATTGAAAGATATGGTTCACCACTCATTGCTCTGATTATAGCTCTAGGTGTTTGTTATAGAAAAGACATGAAGAAACAGAAACAGCAAAATGAAGAACAGAGAAGACCAGAGGACAGTGAAGCACAAGGACGATTAAAGGAAAGAAGAATGCAAAACAGAGCAGAGGAAAACGGAATGGAAAATAAATCAAAGGAAATCGGAATGCCAGAAAGATCAAAGGAAAGCCGAGTGCAAGAAAGATTGGAGAAAAGCGAAAGGCAAGAAAGCTCTGGGGAAAGAGCAATGCATGGTCGATCACAAGAGAGTACAGCAGAATGCAAAACACATGAAATGTCACAAAATGGACAAGAGGAAAACCCAACTCAAGAAACGTCGACTCTGGAAGAATCAACAGGAGGACCATTGCTAGAAAGCAGTAAAACGGAAAAGGAGGAACAGTCTACTAGAGAAAGTCTCTGGGGCTGGCCAGCTTCAGAGATGGATCCTGAAGCTCAGCTTGATTATGAACTTAAGCAGTGGAACAGAAGAAGAACTCTTTGTAAACAGCTTGCTAAAATTTCTTTTATCTTCATTGAAAATGACCAAAAGAACTATATAAAGCTCTGTGCCAATGTTGAACTTCtgattatgaattttttaaaaagatgttacCCTTCTCACGAATACGGATTGCAGAGTAAAAAGGACATGGTACGACTTGACTTGAATACAGATCCATTCTCAATATCTATCAAAATTGTCAAAGGGAAATTTGCGGAAACCAATCCGCCGTCGGAGCTTAATGGTGGATCTGTACGAAGTCTTACGTTCCTTGATCCGTTTGGCTTCACACAAACGCCTATGATGCATGTTGCAAAGTTTGCACCTGGACCAGGAAATGAAGTTTTTATCAACTTTATGAGTAGTTACGTCAACCGCTTTGTGTCAAGGAGTACCGAAGGTGTGTTAGAGCTTTATGGTATAGATCCACCCGAATTTGAAAGTGATGATGATCTGGCTGAATTCGTCAACTACGTCATCCATTTCTGTGAACCGGAGAGGGAACATTATTTcagtaatgaaataaacaaatgtaCGAGCAACTACGAGGCATTCCTTAAACGGAAGACAAACAGTAGGTATTCATTGACCTTTGAGGTCAAGGACAAGAGAAATACAACCATATACCATATGATTCACATAACTAATCATATACGAGGTGTTGAAGCCATGAAAGAATCTATGAATCGCTGCTCTCAAAGAGAAGGGGAGATGATAATGTCTGAATATGACATTGTTCGAAAAGGACAAAAGCTGAATCTTGAAAATTTGGACGATCCGATAAAGGTAGCAGAAGCGATATTCAATAAATTTAGAGGCATGAAACGTGTCCAGATAGccgatattcaaaagtatattcTTTTTGATACAAACTACTTGTTCAGAAAAACTCctttgaaaaaacttaaaaaagcaaGGATGATTACGGATGTCATAGATACAAAGGTTAATACTAAAAAAAAGAAATCGTTTCCATGTAAAGATAAAAACACGAAGGAACCTATAGTTTGGTTTTCGTTTGCCGATGAAGAATATACTGCTGAAAATATCATCAGTACAGACGTTGCTGAAGCCGAAAAAGAACGATCAAAGCAAGAGCGAAAAGAAGTAGCGAAGAAAaggaaagaagaaaaagaaaaggaaaaaagctTAAAGAAAGAAAGgcaaagagaaaaaaagaagaaaatagaaGAGGAACGTTTAGTGAAGATAAGAAAGAAAGAAGAGCGCATGATAAAAAATGAAGAGGTCAAAAGAAAAAGAGACGAAGCTAGAAGACAGAAAGAGGAAAGTAAGAAAAGCAGGGAAGAAAAGGCGGCTAAAGAGATGAGGTCACAAAAATTGATAACTGATATTTTAAGATCGGACTCCAATCAACCTGTTGTACAGGCTCAGATAGACAACGCTGGTAAAATTAGTGGGAATTGTAATGATGCTGCACCGATGGAAGTGGACAATGCCTCGGGAACGGGCAAAAACAACGAAATTGATGATATGACAACCGTTTGTGAAAAACCTAGTGGAAGTGGTATGCGGAAAGAAATGAAGATATTACAGGGAAAAGGAAACGGGAGAAACGATAAAACACAAACGCTTATAACTTCAACATTTGTGTCTCAAAAACGAATCGAAACACCTCTTACTGGAAAAGCGACCGAACGaaagacaaacaaaacaagaaaaaggaAAGTGCCGGAAACCCTGAGTAATAAAGAGGAACTAGCAAAAAGAAGGGCCGGTACTTCTGGCATAATACATTCATCGTCTGATAATGTGCTTGATAGAAATGAAGAAATATCAAGCAATTGCGAAAGGGGTAAAAAGCCGTTGCAAAAAGTGTTAACGGAGTACTTCCAGcgtgaaaataattttaaaatgtaa